A stretch of Methanobrevibacter sp. YE315 DNA encodes these proteins:
- the dapF gene encoding diaminopimelate epimerase, which yields MVDLKGLKFSKMHGIGNDFPIIDESKGEVIPEADKPEACRMLCHRNFGVGGDGVLFVEPSEVADIGYRMFNPDGSEAEMCGNGIRCFGDFVYRKGILKQEKMTVETRAGIKTIEITLEDDEPVLFKVDMGLSTFKTPEIPMTADVDEFLDGELEVLDTTFKLTAISVGNPHAIIFVDDVDEVDINKYGPAIEAHEVFPEKINVHFVEVISKKEGRMITWERGAGVTLACGTGATSTAISGYKLGLFDSDILLHLPGGDLKFNVYEKEDALGAFMEGPAELVFDGEF from the coding sequence ATGGTTGATTTAAAAGGATTAAAATTTTCAAAAATGCACGGAATAGGAAATGATTTCCCAATAATAGACGAAAGCAAAGGGGAAGTCATACCTGAAGCGGACAAACCAGAAGCATGCAGAATGCTATGCCACAGAAACTTCGGCGTCGGTGGGGACGGCGTACTTTTCGTCGAACCGTCTGAAGTTGCTGATATCGGATACAGAATGTTCAATCCTGACGGCAGCGAAGCCGAAATGTGCGGAAACGGCATAAGATGCTTTGGAGACTTTGTATATAGAAAAGGCATTCTCAAGCAGGAAAAAATGACTGTAGAAACAAGGGCAGGAATCAAGACAATTGAAATCACTTTGGAAGACGATGAACCTGTACTGTTCAAGGTGGATATGGGTTTGTCAACATTTAAAACTCCTGAAATTCCAATGACTGCAGATGTCGACGAATTCCTCGACGGTGAATTGGAGGTTCTTGACACAACATTCAAACTGACAGCAATCAGCGTCGGAAACCCTCATGCGATAATCTTCGTCGATGATGTTGATGAAGTTGACATCAACAAATACGGTCCGGCCATTGAAGCACATGAAGTTTTCCCTGAAAAGATCAACGTCCACTTCGTGGAAGTCATCTCCAAAAAAGAGGGCAGGATGATTACCTGGGAAAGGGGTGCAGGCGTAACATTGGCCTGCGGTACCGGAGCCACATCAACAGCCATTTCCGGCTACAAGCTAGGCCTGTTTGACAGTGATATTTTGCTTCACTTGCCTGGCGGAGACTTGAAATTCAACGTTTATGAAAAAGAAGATGCTCTTGGAGCTTTCATGGAAGGCCCTGCAGAGCTTGTTTTCGATGGAGAATTCTAA
- a CDS encoding HemK2/MTQ2 family protein methyltransferase yields MADFIINTDDNVYVPAEDSYLLADNLQIKEGQSVLEIGTGSGIVAMYASRLTDRITVTDINFDACLLCEKNFKANSIENIEILFGNLFEPVKNRKFDVILFNTPYLPTEDDEVLDDTINYAFDGGLNGRKVIDLFLNEVGNHLNDGGIVQLIQSSLSGNDETLEMLDRLGFIAEIAASEHFFFEDITLINAYKI; encoded by the coding sequence ATGGCTGATTTTATTATAAATACCGATGACAATGTTTATGTTCCGGCTGAGGACAGCTATCTGCTGGCCGATAATCTGCAAATCAAGGAAGGCCAGAGTGTTCTTGAAATAGGAACCGGATCAGGAATAGTTGCGATGTATGCATCAAGGCTGACCGACAGGATTACTGTAACTGACATCAACTTCGATGCCTGTCTGCTTTGCGAGAAAAACTTCAAGGCGAACAGCATTGAAAACATTGAAATCCTATTCGGAAACTTATTTGAACCGGTGAAAAACAGAAAGTTTGATGTAATTTTATTTAATACTCCATATCTACCTACCGAAGATGACGAAGTTTTGGATGACACTATAAATTATGCATTCGATGGTGGATTAAACGGTAGGAAAGTCATTGACTTATTCTTAAATGAAGTGGGAAATCATTTAAATGATGGTGGAATTGTCCAGCTGATACAGTCTTCACTTTCGGGCAACGACGAAACCTTGGAAATGCTCGACAGGCTGGGCTTTATAGCTGAAATTGCCGCTAGCGAACACTTCTTTTTTGAAGACATAACGTTGATTAATGCTTATAAAATATGA
- the rsmA gene encoding 16S rRNA (adenine(1518)-N(6)/adenine(1519)-N(6))-dimethyltransferase RsmA: MTGGTSQSLSKITKSILNQYGIKLNKNLGQNYLIDKNKRDQIIGFGNINKDDVVLEIGTGIGTLTIEIAKRAKKVIAIEQDRGISDILAQRLKDEKIDNVELINDDALKVEFPKFNKIVSNLPYQISSPITFKFLDYDFDLAVLMYQKEFADRMNGEVSTKNYSRLSAMLYFKCDVLKLTDVSAESFLPKPEVDSTVVCLKPKETRIPEEDFNFYSKITKALFQHRNKKIRNALIDSRHVFCSLDKKEMKKRLNSIEDERLEDYLKKRVVMLTPEEILFLSKEINEILRE; encoded by the coding sequence TTGACTGGTGGAACTTCCCAATCCTTATCTAAAATAACCAAATCTATTTTAAATCAGTATGGGATTAAGCTGAATAAAAATCTTGGTCAGAACTACCTGATTGACAAGAACAAAAGAGACCAGATTATCGGCTTTGGAAACATCAATAAGGATGATGTTGTTTTGGAAATCGGGACTGGGATAGGAACACTGACAATTGAAATTGCCAAAAGAGCTAAAAAAGTAATAGCCATCGAACAGGACAGAGGGATTTCAGACATCCTTGCCCAAAGGCTTAAAGACGAAAAGATAGATAATGTAGAGCTTATAAACGATGACGCACTGAAGGTTGAATTTCCGAAGTTCAACAAGATTGTGTCAAATCTACCTTATCAAATCTCATCACCGATAACTTTCAAATTTCTGGACTATGATTTTGACTTGGCCGTTTTGATGTATCAGAAGGAATTCGCTGACCGCATGAACGGTGAAGTCAGTACCAAAAACTATTCCAGACTTTCAGCAATGCTTTATTTTAAATGCGACGTTTTGAAACTGACCGATGTGAGCGCCGAAAGCTTTCTTCCGAAGCCCGAAGTCGATTCCACTGTCGTCTGCCTGAAGCCTAAGGAAACCCGTATTCCGGAAGAGGATTTTAATTTTTACTCCAAAATCACAAAGGCACTATTCCAGCACAGAAACAAGAAAATAAGAAATGCGCTGATCGATTCCAGGCATGTGTTCTGCAGCCTTGACAAGAAGGAAATGAAAAAAAGGCTGAACTCCATCGAGGATGAGCGGCTGGAAGACTATCTCAAAAAGAGGGTGGTCATGCTTACGCCCGAAGAGATTCTGTTTTTGTCAAAAGAGATTAACGAGATTTTAAGGGAGTAG
- a CDS encoding 50S ribosomal protein L21e yields the protein MQRSRGLKSRSRKKMTKVQRPGRTNPITNRMQRFEEGDLVHITINPSIQKGQPAPRFHGKTGKVIGQKGKAYIVALKDGNKAKELIVRPDHLKLQN from the coding sequence ATGCAAAGATCAAGAGGATTAAAAAGCAGATCAAGAAAAAAAATGACAAAGGTACAAAGACCGGGCAGAACCAACCCGATTACCAACAGAATGCAAAGATTTGAAGAAGGAGATTTAGTTCACATTACTATTAACCCAAGTATCCAAAAAGGCCAACCTGCACCTAGATTCCACGGTAAAACCGGAAAAGTCATTGGTCAAAAAGGAAAAGCATACATCGTAGCTTTAAAAGATGGAAACAAAGCAAAAGAGTTAATAGTAAGACCTGACCACTTAAAATTACAAAACTGA
- a CDS encoding RNA polymerase Rpb4 family protein, with protein sequence MIGKEVIESEPISGAEVKKVLEDFSEDNELNYEQNLTLNHLARFKRYSVEDSKEIVEKLQDEFGLRPKVAVHIVDLVPKDLADMRLIFAKEPSKIDKEDMEKILEFLEQYDVEE encoded by the coding sequence ATGATTGGAAAAGAAGTTATCGAAAGCGAACCGATTTCCGGTGCTGAAGTCAAAAAAGTTCTTGAAGACTTTTCTGAGGACAACGAATTGAACTATGAACAGAACCTTACATTGAACCACCTTGCAAGGTTCAAAAGATATTCCGTTGAGGATTCAAAGGAAATCGTTGAAAAGCTCCAGGACGAATTTGGCCTAAGGCCTAAAGTCGCTGTTCATATTGTTGATTTAGTTCCTAAAGATTTGGCGGACATGAGACTTATTTTTGCCAAGGAACCTTCCAAAATCGACAAGGAAGACATGGAAAAGATCCTTGAATTTTTGGAACAATATGATGTTGAAGAATAG
- a CDS encoding zinc ribbon domain-containing protein has protein sequence MGKIFCTECGEELDDSVMFCSKCGNPIESDKSNNTKQNVSANTDNTVNNLLNNLLNEPKILILLAAVILLIIGVFALMSGGGDLVDVSEVIFETGIHYGDTPFGGAIESAATQYADEQQEKIFKETGKVLTEKEYKELEDKYIQEHGGATNSGGGSYVSAVAFKIIPKETISGVNAFKLNNLKVTYENGATEDFDTITFNNKNTYFENKEYGFHYKFYTDEDVRGQNVHISADIVVDTLNQQNKVIGHLDYDTIADAWSATYA, from the coding sequence ATGGGAAAAATTTTTTGTACAGAATGTGGTGAAGAATTAGATGATTCAGTAATGTTCTGCTCCAAATGTGGAAATCCTATTGAATCCGATAAATCCAATAATACCAAACAAAATGTTTCAGCAAATACTGATAATACCGTGAATAATTTACTTAATAACCTCTTAAATGAACCTAAAATCCTTATACTTCTTGCAGCCGTTATTTTATTGATTATTGGTGTTTTTGCTCTTATGAGTGGAGGCGGTGATCTGGTTGATGTTAGTGAAGTAATATTTGAAACTGGAATTCATTATGGAGATACACCATTTGGAGGAGCTATAGAATCTGCTGCAACACAATATGCTGATGAACAACAAGAAAAAATATTCAAGGAAACTGGTAAAGTTTTGACAGAAAAAGAATACAAAGAACTTGAAGACAAATATATACAAGAGCATGGTGGTGCCACTAATAGTGGAGGTGGAAGTTACGTATCAGCAGTTGCCTTTAAAATAATCCCTAAAGAAACAATTTCTGGAGTAAATGCATTCAAACTTAATAATTTGAAAGTTACTTATGAAAATGGGGCTACTGAGGATTTTGACACTATAACCTTTAACAATAAGAACACTTATTTTGAAAATAAGGAATATGGTTTCCATTATAAATTCTATACTGATGAGGATGTCCGTGGTCAAAACGTCCATATTAGTGCAGATATTGTTGTAGATACTCTTAATCAACAAAATAAAGTTATTGGCCATCTTGATTATGATACAATTGCTGATGCATGGTCTGCAACATATGCTTAA
- a CDS encoding DUF655 domain-containing protein, with product MDNRRKRENKPAVKKEEYAVVLDYLSRGYVKSDMSKFGGKPIAQAIGTEQFTLLELAPKNGVDLEIQDTVYIGRGKRDKIYRVLGKLDYENLTATSRIELDYAIRDIVEANEDKYVEFFNKTEALSTRLHSLELIPGIGKKYMWDIIKAREEKPFESFEDISERLPTLADPAGMIVNRVKQELDTTTPRRGKNKYYIFTQPPRRPKNTR from the coding sequence ATGGATAATAGAAGAAAAAGAGAGAATAAACCAGCAGTAAAAAAGGAAGAATATGCTGTTGTACTTGATTATCTAAGCCGAGGCTATGTTAAGTCTGATATGTCTAAATTCGGAGGCAAACCTATTGCTCAAGCTATTGGTACAGAACAATTCACTTTACTCGAATTAGCTCCTAAAAACGGTGTTGATTTGGAAATACAGGACACCGTGTATATTGGAAGAGGAAAAAGAGACAAAATATACAGAGTGCTTGGAAAGCTCGATTATGAAAACTTGACTGCAACAAGCAGAATAGAACTGGACTACGCAATTCGCGATATCGTTGAAGCAAACGAAGACAAATACGTTGAATTCTTCAACAAGACAGAAGCGCTAAGCACAAGACTTCATTCACTAGAGTTAATTCCAGGAATCGGCAAAAAATATATGTGGGACATCATCAAAGCAAGAGAGGAAAAGCCGTTCGAATCATTTGAAGACATCTCCGAAAGACTCCCTACATTGGCCGACCCTGCAGGTATGATTGTAAACAGAGTTAAACAGGAATTGGATACAACAACTCCAAGAAGAGGTAAAAACAAATACTACATATTTACACAACCTCCAAGAAGACCTAAAAATACTAGATAA
- a CDS encoding Ig-like domain-containing protein produces the protein MKFDKLLIAGLFLLAILTMGAANAADNNITDASDDVLSVDALDTDGLEASPGDFDELQSLVDNTESGKTLKLQKDYSNDKQDSVVRITKSITIDGQGHTIDGKKSLTNIFYITTIQKVTLKNIKFVDNKNTTVVGYGNSYKCTVDNCSFVGCSISCNEYGVNAYGGAIAYGNAYNSTFIECTSWTVGATAYGGAIYKGSAYNCSFVDCSAVGRFNYGYGYGGAICEGSAYNCSFEDCFASCDREYAYGGAIYHGDAYNCSFVDCSATIGGAIYNGSAHDCSFLDCSASGGYESFGGAIQHGSAYNCSFVNCFASANFGAYGGAIRSGGAYNCSFVNCSASNGFYNRGGAISGGSAYNCSFADCYATNAGGAIYNGNAKDSIFRNCSSKDSNAAICKGTDTNCTFIECQALAAINSIRTRDVNYGESAYVFVDGEASAGYVNITVNGKTKKVKPESSVYFSDLSSGTYEVRATYQGSNDYKAQNVTTTLKVNKVDSIRSISVKREKYIHNNDKIQFSYNQSRLYVYLRNTAVPGSITVKINNLTYIRNTTGHSEMSFSLGIMKPGTYDIKVIYDENVNHKAQNETLNFEVVKAKPISYLYLSPYDYYSFDNFSRQINYDAKDTSLDIYLNSDRIVGNAHVTVNGASHKAFAIKGKSEILNIPLGILNVGENVIKVTYGGSAYFDAQEVSFNINMLKATPIASVEVSNCAVGSDPTIKVKVNNVNGNIWFTVSDENGNNILTDKIHIENGLAIASVSSLASGKYRLHIYYAGTARYNAQTIKTNFEVTKISPELSVSKATVDGKTVLTANLAEDAPGNVKFEVNGSTYKAKITKGVATRTLPDLAPGTYTLKTSYAGNYKYLAETKTRSITIK, from the coding sequence TTGAAATTTGATAAGCTGTTGATAGCCGGTTTATTTTTGCTGGCCATTTTAACAATGGGGGCTGCAAATGCGGCCGACAACAACATTACGGATGCATCAGATGACGTTTTGAGCGTTGATGCTTTAGATACTGACGGACTTGAGGCGTCACCTGGTGACTTTGATGAACTTCAGAGCTTGGTGGACAATACAGAAAGCGGGAAAACATTGAAGTTGCAGAAGGATTATTCAAACGACAAGCAAGACTCTGTTGTTCGCATCACTAAATCCATAACCATTGACGGACAGGGACACACAATAGATGGAAAAAAATCACTTACAAACATTTTTTACATTACCACTATCCAAAAGGTTACATTGAAAAACATAAAATTTGTAGATAATAAAAATACAACGGTTGTAGGTTACGGCAATAGCTATAAATGCACTGTTGATAATTGTTCCTTTGTAGGTTGTTCCATCTCCTGTAATGAATATGGGGTTAATGCTTATGGCGGCGCTATTGCTTATGGGAACGCCTATAATTCCACTTTCATAGAGTGTACTTCCTGGACAGTCGGTGCTACTGCTTATGGTGGTGCTATCTATAAGGGTTCTGCTTATAATTGTTCCTTTGTGGATTGTTCTGCTGTCGGCAGATTTAATTATGGATATGGTTATGGTGGCGCTATTTGTGAAGGTTCTGCTTATAATTGTTCCTTTGAAGATTGTTTCGCTTCTTGTGATCGTGAATATGCTTATGGCGGCGCTATTTATCATGGTGATGCCTATAATTGTTCTTTTGTAGATTGTTCTGCTACTATTGGCGGTGCTATATATAATGGCAGTGCTCATGACTGTTCTTTTCTAGATTGTTCTGCTTCCGGCGGCTATGAGAGTTTTGGTGGTGCTATCCAACATGGAAGTGCCTATAACTGTTCCTTTGTAAATTGTTTTGCTTCCGCTAATTTTGGTGCTTACGGTGGAGCTATTCGTTCTGGAGGTGCCTATAACTGTTCCTTTGTAAATTGTTCTGCTTCTAATGGTTTTTATAATCGAGGCGGAGCTATTTCTGGAGGTAGTGCCTATAATTGTTCCTTTGCAGATTGTTATGCCACTAATGCCGGCGGTGCAATTTATAATGGTAATGCCAAGGATTCCATTTTCAGGAACTGTTCTTCTAAAGATTCTAATGCAGCCATATGTAAAGGTACTGATACCAATTGCACTTTCATCGAATGCCAAGCCCTTGCTGCAATCAATTCCATCAGAACAAGGGATGTAAATTATGGAGAGTCAGCCTATGTCTTTGTTGATGGTGAAGCCAGTGCAGGTTATGTGAACATCACAGTAAACGGAAAAACTAAAAAAGTCAAACCCGAATCATCAGTTTATTTCTCCGATTTATCTTCTGGCACATATGAAGTCCGGGCCACTTATCAGGGAAGTAATGACTACAAAGCCCAAAACGTAACAACCACATTAAAAGTAAACAAAGTTGATTCGATAAGAAGCATTAGTGTCAAACGAGAAAAATATATTCATAATAATGACAAAATCCAATTCTCATACAATCAATCCAGACTTTATGTATACTTGAGAAACACAGCTGTTCCCGGTTCCATCACAGTTAAAATCAATAATTTAACTTATATAAGAAATACTACCGGCCATTCCGAAATGTCATTCTCGTTAGGCATCATGAAACCCGGAACATATGATATTAAAGTTATTTATGACGAAAACGTTAATCATAAGGCTCAAAATGAAACACTTAACTTTGAGGTAGTCAAGGCAAAACCAATCAGTTATCTTTATCTTTCCCCATATGATTATTACTCATTTGACAATTTCTCAAGGCAAATCAACTATGACGCTAAAGATACATCACTCGATATTTATTTGAATAGTGACCGCATTGTAGGCAATGCCCATGTAACCGTAAACGGCGCATCCCATAAGGCTTTCGCCATAAAGGGAAAATCTGAAATATTAAACATTCCGTTGGGCATCTTGAATGTTGGAGAGAATGTGATTAAGGTGACCTACGGCGGAAGCGCATATTTTGATGCTCAAGAAGTCTCATTCAATATTAATATGCTTAAGGCAACCCCAATAGCTTCTGTGGAAGTTTCCAATTGTGCTGTTGGCTCAGATCCTACAATAAAGGTCAAAGTCAACAATGTCAACGGGAACATCTGGTTCACCGTCTCTGATGAGAATGGAAACAATATTCTGACTGACAAGATTCACATCGAGAACGGATTGGCAATAGCTTCAGTTTCCAGCCTTGCCTCAGGAAAATATCGCCTGCACATCTACTATGCCGGAACCGCCCGCTACAATGCCCAAACAATCAAGACCAACTTTGAAGTGACAAAGATTTCACCGGAACTGTCCGTTTCAAAAGCTACAGTGGACGGCAAGACCGTCCTTACTGCAAATCTGGCTGAAGATGCACCTGGAAACGTGAAATTTGAAGTCAACGGAAGCACATACAAGGCCAAAATAACTAAAGGTGTGGCAACCCGTACACTGCCTGATTTGGCACCTGGAACCTACACCCTAAAAACCAGTTATGCCGGCAACTACAAATATCTTGCAGAAACAAAAACACGTTCAATAACAATCAAATAG